From the genome of Vicia villosa cultivar HV-30 ecotype Madison, WI linkage group LG2, Vvil1.0, whole genome shotgun sequence, one region includes:
- the LOC131651203 gene encoding uncharacterized protein LOC131651203 has protein sequence MIFLRRHLHADLKNEYLTVTDPHVLWKNLKDRYDHQKTVILPKARYEWMHLRLQDFKSVSDYNSAMFRITSKSLLCGEKVTDEDMLEKTFSTFHASNVLLQQQYREKGFIKYSDLISCLLVAEQNNELLMKNHEARPTGTTPFPEVNVARHDHYKKNHGRGRAYARGRGRGRNYAHGLGLDRGRNGNHKNTYFHPKWKNAEKNEKEGQSSKTNENICYRCGGKGHWSRTCRTPKHLVDLYQKSLKNKKEKIETHFANEDDDPDYGNMDVTHLDIGDFFADLDEKIDHLIGDGSVKK, from the coding sequence ATGATATTCCTTCGTCGTCACCTTCACGCGGATCTTAAAAATGAGTATCTTACCGTAACTGACCCACATGTCTTGTGGAAAAATTTGAAAGATAGATATGATCATCAAAAAACGGTTATCCTACCAAAAGCTCGATATGAATGGATGCATTTACGTTTGCAGGATTTTAAAAGTGTAAGTGATTATAATTCTGCAATGTTTAGAATAACTTCTAAGTCATTATTATGTGGAGAAAAAGTAACTGATGAAGATATGCTAGAAAAAACATTTTCCACTTTTCATGCATCCAATGTGCTCCTGCAGCAGCAGTATCGAGAAAAGGGGTTTATTAAATATTCTGACCTAATATCTTGTCTTCTTGTGGCTGAGCAAAATAATGAACTATTGATGAAAAATCACGAGGCCCGTCCCACTGGTACAACTCCATTCCCAGAAGTGAATGTGGCAAGGCACGACCACTATAAGAAAAATCATGGTCGCGGTCGTGCATACGCACGTGGTCGTGGTCGTGGTCGTAATTATGCTCATGGTCTTGGTTTGGATCGTGGTCGCAATGGAAATCATAAAAACACATATTTCCACCCGAAGTGGAAAAATgctgaaaagaatgaaaaagagggtcAGAGTagcaaaacaaatgaaaatatttGCTATCGTTGTGGAGGAAAAGGTCATTGGAGTCGCACTTGTCGTACTCCAAAACACCTTGTTGATCTTTATCAAAAATCactgaaaaataaaaaggaaaagatcgAGACTCACTTTGCTAACGAAGATGATGATCCAGATTATGGTAATATGGATGTTACCCATTTAGATATTGGTGACTTCTTTGCTGATCTAGATgaaaaaattgatcaccttattgGAGATGGAAGCGTCAAGAAATAA